From a single Lewinella sp. LCG006 genomic region:
- a CDS encoding rhomboid family intramembrane serine protease, whose product MSSVIGTIILLLTGLATYKGFVDRAYYERHVFHTDPILIDKQYDRLISSGFLHTNWLHFGFNMVALLSFSWSLEFVLGIPKYLLIYFGALLGGNLLALYLHRNHGDYRAVGASGAISGVIFASVILFPEIKISLILLPFEISTWVFGLCFVIISIFGIKSQSDNIGHDAHLGGAIVGVLLTIIMQPSVLQTSWWLILLILVPTAVFLLLIVRTPAVLLVDNYWGEGLQRPRRNRSSTKKKEVSLDYLLDKIKHQGLDSLSSSEREMLDRYRKEM is encoded by the coding sequence ATGTCTAGCGTAATTGGCACCATCATTCTCCTACTTACAGGCTTAGCTACTTACAAAGGCTTTGTCGATCGGGCCTATTACGAACGCCACGTTTTTCATACCGATCCTATTTTGATCGACAAACAATACGACCGGCTCATTTCTTCAGGTTTTCTGCACACCAATTGGCTTCACTTTGGCTTTAATATGGTAGCACTGCTTTCCTTCAGTTGGTCTTTGGAGTTTGTCCTTGGTATTCCCAAATACCTACTCATTTATTTCGGTGCGCTTCTAGGCGGAAACCTCCTTGCACTCTACCTGCACCGCAATCACGGCGACTACCGGGCCGTAGGCGCTTCCGGGGCAATCAGCGGCGTCATTTTCGCATCCGTCATACTTTTCCCTGAGATCAAAATCTCTCTTATCCTTCTTCCTTTTGAAATCAGCACCTGGGTATTTGGCCTTTGCTTCGTCATCATCTCTATTTTTGGCATCAAGTCTCAGTCCGACAACATCGGCCATGATGCCCACCTTGGCGGTGCGATTGTAGGGGTGCTGCTCACCATCATCATGCAACCTTCTGTTTTGCAAACCAGCTGGTGGTTGATCTTGCTAATACTTGTACCTACTGCTGTTTTCTTGCTCCTCATTGTCCGTACCCCCGCTGTCCTATTGGTCGACAACTACTGGGGAGAAGGGCTGCAACGCCCCCGTCGAAATAGGTCTTCCACCAAAAAGAAAGAAGTTTCCCTAGATTACCTGCTCGATAAAATCAAACATCAGGGCCTGGATAGCCTCTCCTCTTCAGAACGGGAAATGCTGGATCGCTATCGCAAGGAGATGTGA
- a CDS encoding amidase, with amino-acid sequence MTFSEYRQYDAQGLAELVRSGQITAAELLDIAIARAEEVNPQLNAINLPLYEFAREQLANHPPSAAQKFGGVPFLIKDLGLALKGTALRIGSRSTEGMVSEVDSHLVQLFRKEGLLIFGKTNTPEFGLTPFTEPEAFGVTRNPWNKDYTPGGSSGGSAAAVAGGIVPMATASDGGGSIRMPASCCGLFGLKPSRGRLSLGPGAGESWNGAVVEGCNSRSVRDSAAFLDTFSKPGIGELYYAPPPKVAYTDLLKTPPEKLRIGFSTEHPLGLPVAEDCKQAVEETAHLLADLGHEVEAIPLPYQREDLTKTFLHLIMGEVSAELKSISASRGIKVKRGEVEANTYALGLLGDAISAGEYAYYRSQWNGLARRQGHFHQSYQCLLTPTVALAPFRIGSLQSSPAEKILVNVLSSLRLGSLMKANIEQLAEKVFAFMPYTPIANMTGQPAMSVPLHWNAEGLPVGVMFTAGIYREDILFKLAAQLEEAKPWMQRMA; translated from the coding sequence ATGACCTTCTCCGAATACCGCCAATACGATGCACAGGGGCTTGCCGAACTCGTACGAAGTGGGCAAATCACGGCTGCTGAATTATTAGACATTGCCATTGCTCGTGCCGAGGAGGTCAATCCACAACTCAACGCGATCAATTTACCTCTTTATGAGTTTGCACGTGAACAACTTGCTAACCACCCACCTTCGGCAGCACAAAAGTTTGGTGGGGTACCTTTTCTTATTAAAGATTTGGGCTTGGCACTAAAGGGGACAGCTCTACGGATCGGCTCTCGCTCGACAGAGGGGATGGTCTCAGAAGTAGACAGTCATTTGGTTCAGTTATTCCGAAAAGAAGGTTTGTTGATTTTTGGGAAAACCAATACCCCGGAGTTTGGCCTGACGCCCTTTACCGAACCCGAAGCTTTTGGCGTTACGCGCAATCCCTGGAATAAGGATTACACCCCCGGAGGAAGCTCTGGTGGTAGCGCGGCAGCAGTGGCTGGCGGTATTGTGCCAATGGCTACGGCGAGTGATGGTGGTGGTTCCATCAGGATGCCAGCATCGTGCTGTGGCTTGTTTGGGTTGAAACCATCGAGAGGGCGACTGAGTTTGGGGCCTGGTGCTGGAGAAAGCTGGAACGGTGCGGTGGTTGAAGGCTGTAACAGTAGGAGTGTGCGGGACAGTGCGGCATTTTTGGATACCTTCTCGAAGCCGGGTATTGGCGAACTGTATTATGCACCACCACCGAAAGTAGCGTATACTGATCTTTTGAAAACCCCGCCTGAAAAACTAAGAATAGGCTTTTCTACGGAGCATCCTTTGGGACTTCCAGTAGCGGAAGACTGTAAGCAAGCGGTTGAAGAAACTGCCCACCTTTTGGCTGACTTGGGGCACGAGGTAGAGGCCATCCCATTGCCCTACCAGAGAGAAGATTTAACCAAGACTTTTCTTCACTTGATCATGGGGGAAGTGAGCGCCGAGTTGAAAAGCATCAGTGCATCGCGCGGGATCAAGGTTAAACGCGGTGAGGTAGAAGCCAATACCTACGCGCTGGGCCTATTGGGAGACGCTATCTCAGCAGGTGAGTACGCTTACTACCGGAGCCAGTGGAATGGTTTGGCCCGTCGGCAAGGTCATTTTCACCAAAGTTATCAGTGTTTGCTGACACCTACGGTAGCTTTGGCACCATTCCGGATAGGTAGCTTGCAATCGAGCCCGGCGGAAAAAATACTGGTGAATGTCCTCAGCAGCCTGCGCCTCGGTAGCCTGATGAAGGCCAATATTGAGCAATTGGCGGAAAAGGTATTTGCTTTCATGCCTTATACGCCTATTGCAAATATGACGGGGCAACCCGCTATGTCGGTACCGCTGCATTGGAATGCAGAGGGATTGCCGGTTGGGGTCATGTTTACGGCTGGTATTTACCGTGAGGACATCCTTTTTAAATTGGCAGCTCAACTGGAAGAGGCCAAGCCGTGGATGCAGCGGATGGCTTAG